Proteins co-encoded in one Bacillus paramycoides genomic window:
- a CDS encoding ABC transporter ATP-binding protein, protein MITLNHIAKTYYQGKLAVPILHGISLTIQGGEFVSIMGPSGSGKSTLMNIIGCLDRPTEGEYMLNDVNILTADESKLALIRNKYIGFVFQHFNLLPRLSAVENVELPLVYGGIKKAERRKRALEALGKVGLADRVHHLPNELSGGQKQRVAIARAIANNPTFIMADEPTGALDTKSGEQVMDIFTKLNAEGTTIVMVTHEEEVAAYSSRRIVLRDGKITEDRRCAV, encoded by the coding sequence ATGATTACGTTAAATCATATTGCTAAAACGTATTATCAAGGAAAATTGGCAGTGCCGATTTTGCACGGTATTAGTTTAACGATTCAGGGCGGTGAATTCGTTTCAATTATGGGACCGTCTGGTTCTGGTAAATCAACGCTTATGAATATTATCGGTTGTTTAGATCGTCCAACAGAAGGCGAATATATGCTGAATGATGTGAATATCTTAACAGCAGATGAGTCAAAGCTTGCTTTAATTCGTAATAAATATATTGGCTTTGTGTTTCAGCACTTTAATTTGCTGCCGCGTCTTTCAGCAGTGGAAAATGTTGAGCTTCCGCTCGTTTATGGTGGCATAAAGAAGGCAGAGCGTCGTAAGCGTGCTTTAGAGGCGCTAGGTAAAGTTGGATTAGCGGATCGCGTGCATCATTTACCGAATGAATTATCAGGTGGACAGAAGCAGCGTGTAGCAATTGCAAGGGCGATTGCGAATAATCCAACGTTCATTATGGCCGATGAGCCGACTGGTGCGCTTGATACGAAGTCTGGTGAGCAAGTTATGGATATTTTCACGAAGCTTAATGCAGAAGGTACAACGATTGTTATGGTTACACATGAAGAGGAAGTAGCAGCGTATTCTTCCCGCCGCATTGTATTGCGAGATGGGAAAATTACAGAAGATAGAAGGTGTGCGGTATGA
- a CDS encoding sigma-70 family RNA polymerase sigma factor, whose product MKPATFKEAVVLYEGMIVNQIKKLGIYQDHEEYYQCGLIGLWYAYERYDAEKGSFPAYAVITVRGYILERLKKEFAVQEKCVYVGEYEDIFHFEDIEMRAKDFMSVLDEKEKYIIFERFFVGKTMGEIASEMEMTYYQVRWVYRQALDKMRDNLRG is encoded by the coding sequence GTGAAACCAGCAACTTTTAAAGAGGCAGTTGTTTTGTATGAAGGTATGATTGTGAATCAAATAAAGAAGTTAGGTATTTATCAAGATCATGAAGAGTATTATCAATGTGGTTTAATTGGTCTTTGGTATGCATATGAAAGATATGATGCGGAGAAAGGAAGTTTTCCTGCATATGCAGTTATAACGGTGCGTGGTTATATATTAGAAAGATTGAAGAAAGAGTTTGCAGTGCAAGAAAAGTGTGTATATGTAGGAGAGTATGAGGATATCTTTCATTTTGAAGATATTGAAATGAGAGCGAAGGATTTTATGAGTGTGTTAGATGAGAAGGAGAAGTATATTATTTTTGAACGCTTTTTTGTAGGGAAGACGATGGGAGAGATCGCTAGTGAGATGGAAATGACTTATTATCAAGTGAGATGGGTGTATCGGCAAGCACTTGATAAAATGCGAGATAACTTAAGAGGATAA
- a CDS encoding Yip1 family protein: METNINTQDVGSKKPSLFGMITSPGEQFERMKTKSPVWGGFFLFLLMGTILAAAVSYLGLLNTPELAKLVKDDTTGIMKWTTLGFGAIGGLVGTAFGLFVVAGFYKIIMMFMSNDTPYMKILSIYIYANVVFYVGSLLNVALGYILGGNGADKYTSLGPLFEQGTIAYGIGSAFEVFNIWSLILTGLGLHIVAGLSKKQAIILISIFFIFTIGFSVLGGMFSDFGA, from the coding sequence ATGGAAACAAATATTAATACGCAAGATGTAGGTTCGAAAAAGCCGTCATTGTTTGGGATGATTACTTCTCCAGGTGAACAGTTTGAGAGAATGAAGACGAAAAGTCCTGTATGGGGAGGGTTTTTCTTATTTCTTCTAATGGGGACAATCTTGGCAGCAGCGGTATCTTATTTAGGATTACTTAATACCCCGGAATTGGCGAAGCTGGTTAAGGATGATACGACAGGTATAATGAAATGGACTACACTTGGGTTTGGAGCTATTGGAGGTCTAGTTGGAACTGCTTTTGGTCTTTTTGTAGTAGCCGGATTTTATAAAATTATTATGATGTTTATGAGCAATGATACTCCATATATGAAGATACTATCTATTTATATATATGCTAATGTTGTCTTTTATGTTGGTAGTCTTCTTAATGTAGCTTTAGGATATATTTTAGGTGGGAATGGCGCTGATAAATATACAAGTTTAGGACCTTTATTTGAACAAGGAACAATTGCATATGGCATTGGTTCTGCATTTGAAGTCTTTAACATTTGGAGTTTAATTTTAACTGGCTTAGGCTTGCATATTGTTGCTGGTTTAAGTAAAAAACAAGCAATAATTTTAATTTCTATATTCTTTATCTTTACAATTGGGTTTAGTGTGTTAGGCGGCATGTTCTCTGATTTTGGTGCATAA
- a CDS encoding MFS transporter, whose amino-acid sequence MFKWLKPAPAIERLPADMIDRVYRLLRIRVLIGISVGYAAYYLVRSNFTLSSTYLVEEFGFSTAEIGLLGSVMAIVYGFSKFFMGNLSDKAFAQRFIAVGLFLSGLVNICFGFASSFGMIVTLLVLNGIVQGMGAPPCSIVMTKWFSKKERGTKTGLWNISHNVGGMLVPPLVGIGVGIFGENHWQGGVFIFPAIIAMVIAVLVWINAKDTPESEGLPPIDEYRNDYENLEKADNANKMSPKEILMKYVVKNKFVWFLCIANAFVYLIRFGVINWVPLYLTTVKGFSKNEAHAAYAIFEGMAIPSSLIVGFLSDKLFKGKRMPLCIISMVGVVIGTFVYWQATSILVVSIAVSIIGCLIYVPQFLIGLSAMELVPKFAVGTTVGMCGLFGYVGGSLVANAAIGVIVDRSGWDGCFILLLTGAILSTIFLFIVQRGHERKAPKAA is encoded by the coding sequence AGATTGCCAGCGGATATGATCGACCGTGTATATCGATTACTACGCATTCGTGTGTTAATCGGGATTTCAGTTGGATATGCTGCTTATTATTTAGTTCGTAGTAACTTTACGTTATCAAGTACGTATTTAGTAGAAGAATTTGGATTTAGCACAGCTGAAATTGGTCTACTAGGTTCAGTAATGGCAATTGTTTATGGATTTAGTAAGTTCTTTATGGGGAATTTATCAGATAAAGCTTTCGCCCAGCGCTTTATCGCAGTCGGTTTATTCTTATCAGGGCTTGTAAATATTTGTTTCGGTTTTGCATCGTCATTTGGAATGATTGTTACATTACTTGTCTTAAATGGTATTGTACAAGGTATGGGGGCACCCCCTTGTAGTATCGTTATGACGAAATGGTTCTCGAAGAAAGAACGTGGTACGAAAACAGGTCTTTGGAATATTTCACATAACGTTGGCGGAATGCTTGTACCACCACTTGTCGGAATTGGTGTAGGTATTTTCGGTGAAAACCACTGGCAAGGCGGCGTGTTTATTTTCCCAGCTATTATCGCAATGGTAATTGCAGTTCTTGTTTGGATTAATGCGAAGGATACACCAGAATCAGAAGGTCTTCCTCCAATTGATGAGTATCGTAATGACTATGAAAATCTTGAAAAAGCAGATAATGCTAACAAGATGTCACCAAAAGAAATTTTAATGAAGTATGTAGTGAAAAATAAATTTGTATGGTTCTTATGTATTGCGAATGCATTTGTTTATTTAATTCGCTTCGGTGTTATTAACTGGGTTCCACTTTATTTAACGACAGTTAAAGGGTTCTCAAAAAATGAAGCACACGCGGCGTACGCAATCTTTGAAGGTATGGCAATTCCAAGTTCATTAATCGTTGGTTTTTTAAGTGATAAACTATTTAAAGGAAAACGTATGCCATTATGTATCATTAGTATGGTCGGAGTTGTTATTGGTACGTTTGTATATTGGCAAGCAACTAGCATACTTGTTGTAAGTATTGCTGTTTCTATTATTGGTTGTTTAATTTACGTACCACAGTTCTTAATCGGTTTAAGTGCGATGGAATTAGTACCGAAATTTGCAGTAGGTACAACAGTTGGTATGTGTGGTCTGTTCGGTTACGTAGGCGGAAGTCTTGTAGCAAACGCAGCAATCGGTGTTATTGTTGATCGTTCTGGCTGGGACGGTTGCTTCATCTTACTATTAACAGGTGCTATTTTATCAACAATCTTCTTGTTCATCGTTCAACGTGGACATGAGAGAAAAGCTCCTAAAGCAGCTTAA
- a CDS encoding helix-turn-helix transcriptional regulator, with amino-acid sequence MNNVKQYRKSEGLSQLELAKRVNVARQTINLIENNKYNPSLALCIELAKALKTDLNSLFWEGD; translated from the coding sequence TTGAATAACGTTAAACAATATCGAAAATCTGAAGGTCTATCGCAGCTAGAATTAGCTAAAAGAGTTAACGTGGCGAGACAGACAATAAACTTAATTGAAAACAATAAATATAATCCCTCTTTAGCCTTATGTATCGAATTAGCAAAAGCACTAAAAACAGATTTAAACAGTCTATTTTGGGAGGGAGATTAA
- a CDS encoding efflux RND transporter periplasmic adaptor subunit has product MVPNTVRTPNKKKKWIIIGVIALIVIVAAINIFVMQGKKKGAATTADAVSFEKVTERKLNNTKLISGQVKPGNIESFYADPTKGKVKDIEVKEGQEVEKGAKLFSYDNEEINLQMKQAELDQKMADMRYDQGKKKIDSLKKEIKKAKDSGAGKEVTDPMEEQVSELEIAQKTTDLEKEKGKLQKEELSKKQKELTIYSNFAGVVQQLDKDAAQSSSQALGGQGKAFLQVASKDPFQIQGTLTELQKSQIQKDQTFTVTAKANNKKKWTGKITEVSEFPTSAEMAQAGGMGEATQNMSQYTYKASLDSQDGLSPGYHVSLQVNLENKKMIAVPTKSIVEKDDDAFVYVEDKGKLRKQNVKKGSTDGDWTEVVEGVTVGQKVVKNPSDDVYDGMEVKEK; this is encoded by the coding sequence ATGGTACCAAATACGGTTCGTACTCCAAACAAGAAGAAGAAGTGGATTATTATCGGGGTTATTGCACTAATTGTTATTGTAGCAGCAATTAATATTTTCGTAATGCAAGGTAAGAAGAAAGGCGCAGCAACAACGGCTGACGCTGTAAGCTTTGAGAAGGTAACGGAGCGAAAGCTTAATAATACGAAGCTGATTTCTGGTCAGGTGAAGCCTGGGAATATTGAAAGTTTCTATGCGGATCCAACTAAAGGAAAAGTGAAAGATATTGAAGTGAAAGAAGGACAAGAGGTAGAGAAAGGCGCGAAGTTATTCTCTTATGATAATGAAGAGATTAATTTGCAAATGAAGCAAGCTGAGCTTGATCAGAAGATGGCTGATATGCGTTATGATCAAGGGAAGAAGAAGATTGATTCGCTGAAGAAAGAAATTAAGAAAGCGAAAGATAGCGGAGCTGGGAAAGAAGTAACAGATCCGATGGAAGAGCAAGTAAGTGAGCTGGAGATAGCTCAAAAGACAACTGATCTTGAGAAAGAAAAAGGGAAGTTACAAAAAGAAGAGTTAAGTAAAAAGCAGAAAGAACTTACGATTTATAGTAATTTTGCTGGTGTCGTTCAACAGTTAGATAAGGATGCGGCGCAAAGTTCATCTCAAGCGTTAGGTGGTCAAGGGAAAGCATTTTTACAAGTAGCTTCTAAAGATCCGTTCCAAATTCAAGGGACGTTAACTGAGCTTCAAAAGTCACAAATTCAAAAGGATCAAACATTCACTGTAACTGCGAAAGCAAATAATAAGAAAAAGTGGACAGGTAAGATTACAGAGGTAAGTGAATTCCCAACGAGTGCAGAGATGGCGCAAGCTGGTGGTATGGGTGAAGCGACTCAAAACATGTCCCAATATACATATAAGGCAAGCCTTGATAGTCAAGATGGTTTATCTCCAGGTTATCACGTTTCTCTGCAAGTAAATTTAGAGAATAAGAAGATGATTGCTGTTCCGACTAAGAGTATTGTAGAAAAAGACGATGATGCATTTGTTTATGTTGAGGATAAAGGAAAGCTTCGTAAACAAAATGTGAAAAAAGGTTCTACTGATGGAGACTGGACAGAGGTTGTAGAAGGCGTAACAGTGGGGCAAAAGGTGGTTAAAAATCCTTCCGACGATGTGTATGACGGAATGGAAGTGAAAGAGAAATGA
- a CDS encoding DUF3278 domain-containing protein, which translates to MMKIEWKERVYNSFVGTMSERDEYQKQEINKELSVAGIGLWWLNMLVMLIMLLVDTMNHTISIGTILVFLSNMIYANYLAFKFKKKGLSDTECATKEEYLQHKKKLRKAGLKAGVLWGFQMFVFMNYILPYVGSEEISISLFKVIIFICGGGFFGLTMYIFGLWNLKKLY; encoded by the coding sequence ATGATGAAAATTGAATGGAAAGAAAGAGTTTATAATAGTTTTGTCGGAACAATGAGTGAGCGCGATGAATATCAAAAACAAGAAATCAATAAAGAATTATCTGTGGCTGGAATTGGTTTATGGTGGCTAAATATGTTGGTCATGCTTATTATGTTACTTGTTGATACTATGAACCACACAATATCTATAGGAACTATATTAGTTTTTCTATCTAATATGATTTACGCTAATTATTTAGCCTTTAAATTCAAGAAAAAGGGTTTAAGTGATACTGAATGTGCAACAAAAGAAGAATATTTACAACACAAGAAAAAATTAAGAAAAGCTGGCTTAAAAGCAGGTGTACTTTGGGGCTTTCAAATGTTTGTTTTTATGAATTATATCCTTCCTTACGTAGGTTCAGAAGAAATATCCATTTCTTTATTTAAGGTTATAATTTTCATCTGTGGCGGCGGATTTTTCGGTCTAACTATGTATATATTCGGTTTATGGAACCTAAAAAAATTATATTAA
- a CDS encoding ABC transporter permease — protein MSLLDSIKIALSSILAHKLRSALTMLGIIIGVGSIITVVAIGQGGEAMLKSKFAGSGGNNLMPIQFKADINDEFNMGGHEIPKLTEEDIMEVKQVKDVSHVITTNQGMEILDVNDKKANLNVIGLDNEYFAVNKVKVVKGRTLSESDITHANNVMMISTKTEETLFKDVNPVGQIIEMKGQPMQIVGVYTSDNEFMGFEMEEGLIPLTLWPVLFGTDDIQNIAIQAKNVDDLEKAGKQAVDVLNSRKPSEIPGKYELVNLKEFQENVSKVTNIMTMIIGGIAGISLVVGGIGVMNIMLVSVTERTREIGIRKALGATRSKILLQFLIEAVMLTLLGGLIGIGLGYGGAYIVSTFAKWPPLVSWEVVVGGVLFSMTLGIIFGLIPANKAAKLDPIEALRYE, from the coding sequence ATGAGTTTACTAGATAGTATAAAAATTGCCCTATCTTCTATTTTAGCTCATAAACTGCGTTCAGCTCTTACGATGCTCGGTATTATTATCGGGGTAGGTTCTATTATTACTGTCGTTGCAATTGGGCAAGGCGGGGAAGCGATGCTGAAGTCGAAATTCGCAGGTTCTGGTGGTAATAACCTAATGCCAATTCAATTTAAAGCAGATATTAATGATGAGTTTAATATGGGCGGGCATGAAATACCGAAGTTAACGGAAGAAGATATTATGGAAGTAAAACAAGTGAAGGATGTATCCCATGTTATTACAACAAATCAAGGGATGGAGATACTTGATGTAAATGATAAAAAGGCAAATCTGAATGTTATTGGTCTTGATAATGAATATTTTGCAGTTAATAAAGTAAAGGTCGTAAAGGGACGTACTTTAAGTGAATCAGATATTACTCATGCAAATAATGTTATGATGATTAGTACAAAAACAGAAGAAACGTTATTTAAGGACGTAAACCCAGTTGGACAAATTATTGAGATGAAGGGGCAGCCAATGCAAATTGTTGGTGTGTATACATCTGATAATGAGTTTATGGGATTTGAAATGGAAGAAGGGTTAATCCCCCTTACGTTATGGCCTGTTTTATTCGGAACAGATGATATTCAAAATATCGCAATTCAAGCTAAAAATGTAGATGATTTAGAAAAGGCTGGGAAACAAGCTGTTGATGTATTAAATAGTCGTAAGCCAAGTGAAATTCCAGGTAAATATGAACTGGTGAACTTAAAAGAATTCCAAGAAAATGTTTCTAAAGTAACTAACATCATGACAATGATTATCGGCGGTATCGCTGGTATTTCATTAGTCGTTGGTGGTATTGGTGTTATGAACATTATGCTCGTATCTGTAACAGAACGTACGCGCGAAATTGGAATACGTAAAGCACTTGGAGCAACACGTAGTAAAATTTTATTACAGTTTTTAATTGAGGCAGTTATGTTAACACTTCTAGGTGGTTTAATTGGGATTGGTCTTGGATATGGCGGGGCCTATATCGTTTCCACATTTGCGAAATGGCCACCACTCGTTTCATGGGAAGTTGTCGTTGGAGGCGTACTGTTCTCTATGACACTTGGTATTATTTTCGGATTAATTCCAGCAAACAAAGCGGCGAAATTAGATCCAATTGAAGCATTACGTTATGAGTAA